The proteins below are encoded in one region of Nocardioides marmorisolisilvae:
- a CDS encoding ABC transporter ATP-binding protein, which yields MTDHKKQSKPAELVLDGISKVYGENCAIKEISATAPAGKVSVIVGPSGAGKTTLLRIISGLDIPTTGKVLFDGDPVKGVPEGLAMVFQDYSRSLFPWMRVEDNVAFPLRRVDKAERRARVLEALQAVGLEGKERLYPWQMSGGMQQRVAIARALACRPRLLVMDEPYASVDAQTRAELEDLLLTIQAQLEITVLVVTHDIDESVYLADNIIVLSKAPSTVAEVISVDLARPRDQIITKEEPFFVHARAHVLRLLRGEPEPKQEGAAGTSNVRVIA from the coding sequence ATGACTGACCACAAGAAACAGTCCAAGCCGGCGGAGCTCGTGCTCGACGGGATCTCCAAGGTCTACGGAGAGAACTGCGCGATCAAGGAGATCTCCGCCACCGCCCCCGCCGGGAAGGTCTCGGTCATCGTCGGTCCCTCCGGGGCGGGCAAGACGACCCTGCTGCGGATCATCAGCGGTCTGGACATCCCGACCACCGGTAAGGTGCTGTTCGACGGCGATCCGGTCAAGGGCGTCCCTGAGGGCCTGGCGATGGTGTTCCAGGACTACTCCCGGTCGCTGTTCCCGTGGATGCGGGTCGAGGACAACGTTGCGTTCCCCCTGCGACGTGTCGACAAGGCGGAGCGTCGCGCCCGGGTGCTCGAGGCATTGCAGGCGGTCGGCCTGGAGGGCAAGGAGCGGCTCTACCCGTGGCAGATGTCGGGCGGCATGCAGCAGCGCGTGGCTATCGCCAGGGCGCTGGCGTGCCGGCCGAGACTGCTGGTGATGGACGAGCCCTACGCCTCGGTGGACGCGCAGACTCGTGCCGAGCTCGAAGACCTGCTGCTGACGATCCAGGCGCAGCTCGAGATCACGGTCCTGGTCGTGACGCACGACATCGACGAAAGCGTCTACCTCGCCGACAACATCATCGTCTTGTCGAAGGCGCCGAGCACGGTCGCCGAGGTGATCAGCGTCGACCTGGCCCGTCCGCGTGACCAGATCATCACGAAGGAGGAGCCGTTCTTCGTGCACGCCCGCGCACACGTCCTGAGGCTGCTCCGCGGTGAGCCGGAGCCGAAACAGGAAGGCGCAGCAGGGACGTCCAACGTCCGCGTCATCGCATGA